In Zingiber officinale cultivar Zhangliang chromosome 1A, Zo_v1.1, whole genome shotgun sequence, the DNA window ATTTATTGGCAGTTAATACATCTTTTGTCCTGTCTGAGGTGTGGGCACATCCAcagaaaaactttttcaaaaaaaatataaatttaatttttctattacaCTCTCAAACTGGAAAAAAAAAcatgtatatatataataatgaatagtatttaaaaatttatataaaatcattaaatttttttaaggtttaaaattattagagaataaaGAAGCATATATAAAACAGCTCTGCGTTATGATCTCTCCACAGCTAGCCTTCTTCCAAAGCATGAAGCAGCTCAGCTTCTCCTGCGCATCCTCTGCTTCGGCAGAAGTATGCACAGTCCTGAGACAACGCTCGGCAGTAGGGTCAATCGATCGAGGACCGGAGCCTGCTCCGCTTCATTTGAAATCTGGAGCTGTCTCCGGAGCAACAGCGTCTTCTTCTGCTACTTGCCAAGAACAAGTTAAACTGATGATCTTGATTCTGTTGGTTGTGTATCTAATGATCATGCCTGttattattttgatcaatatTGAAATTGTGTGTTGCTGAAATTAAGGTCGTGCATTTGAGGGTGTCTTTGCACTGCAAGGCTTGTGAAAGGGAGATCAGGAAGCACATCTACAAGATGGAAGGTCAGAATTTGTTATTACTgttatttaaattacaaattattttatggGAAGTGAATGGGGGTAAAGTAAGCAATATTACTGTTATTATTACTTAAAAAGTTAATAATTCATTCTTAATTCAGAtgaagaaatgaaagaaaaaaataacctTATTTGTTCATTTATTCATTTCTTATGGACCTTTGTTCGATCAACCTTGCAGGGGTGACTTCATTTGAGGTGGATTTGGCGAAAAAGAAAGTGACTGTGGTCGGAAAACTCACACCCCTCCAAGTTCTACGCAATATCTCAAAGGTCAAAAATGCTCAATTTTGGCCTTCACATCCACTCGCACCACTTGAATCTAGTTAAGTTGATCTCAACAATCTGTTCGAGTTCatttgctaaaataaaataagtcTCAGCACATCTTAGTCCTACATCTTTACTGTTGGTAGCTTGGAAGTCGAATCCAACATCattactttttaaaaataaacctaAAATAATGCTGCAATCATGAAAAGTTTTCCACAAACTCAAAAAGAAGAATGCCaaataacaaaattttaatagGATGCATAGCTCAAGTACTGAGACCCGATCACTAAATTTTAAAGTCGATAACCAAATTCAGAAGCACATAACAGTTTCTTCAATGGTAGAGGAGGAGCATAAGATATTAATTTGCTAAAAGGGCATACTTTCTCTTTGGGAAATACATCGCCCTTTTCTTCTCACGTTCAGTCTTCAAAGATTCCTGCGTTTGTTACGACAGAACATCAATAAATTTTCAAGGGGGAAAAATAGTTGCCGTATCAGGAAAATCATGTCTAGTTAACTTCAACAAGAAACCATCACTTGCATGCTATAATATTCGTTAGCCCCTGAAAATGATAGTGACAATATTTACTTCCTTCAAACTTTAGACATCTTGCCAAAGTCTCTCTCGTTCTCATACTTTAAAGTATAAATTTCTACAATTAATGGCAATGTTTACTCCAAACAATTGGATTTTATATAAGCATATTGGGCATCAAAATGTACCATGATGTTGGATTTAGTTCAAGGAGAGGAAATAGAAAGTTGAAATGGTGGAAGTGAAGTGAAAATAAATAGTAAATCATTCACAATTCATTTCAGTCAATTGCTACTAGATTTGGATAgaaataaaatagataaaatggATTAAAGCAATTCCCTTCCACTTCTCCATCCTCCCCTTCTGAGTAAACAACATAATTTCATTTATTTTTGCGTCCTCTTATTTACATCCAAGTACCCACAGCATAAGGAAAAACATGCAGGCCAAGAATTCTTTATATCTATTCCTCATTCCTTCACATTCCACAAGTGATAACTGCTGTTCTCTGACAATTGAaaacattaataaaataaaaaaatctacatATTGTTTCAGGCAACATGTACAGATGATGTCAATCAAGGAAAATGACATTCAATCCATCGATTCCGGAAAGAAATTAGAACCTCAGGACTAAATGAATGTTCAATGCAAATAAAAAAGTTGGTCCTTTTTAATCATGGTTGCAATCCTCAAACACAGTGTTATTTACGCCCCCGATAGATAACAAATAAGATGAAAACCTCAACACAACAAAATCCTACCACCAACAACAAACAAAGTATGCAGAGACAAGCTATATGAATGTGTTGGGTAAATATTCCGACGTTAAATCCCTCATCCTGGTTTAGATGGAACATAAATAACATACCTGATGCTTGGTGAGACGGCGGCGGATGGCTCGTGTCTTCTTGGGCCGGAGATCCAGCGGGAGGAGCTTCTTATTCTTGTAAGCCTCCCTCAACGCCGCTTTCTGCTTCTGGGAAATGACAGTAAGCACGCGAGCGATCGACAGCCTAACCACCTTTCTGCCAACTCCATCGCAGATCCAAACTTTCAGAGGGTAATCACAATTATCCAATGCAAAAGtgcaatttaaaaataataataataaaagtctAGCGCTGACATCTTCGAGAGCTTGTTGGGCGCTCCGCCGGTGACCTTAGCAACGCGGAGAAGTGAAAGCTCATTCTTGAGGTCCTTCAATTGGTTCTGAAGTTCCGTCTTGGACTTCCCTCGAAGTTCGTGGACCTTGATCCTCGCTACCACCAAACCAGCAATAGATATTGAATACGAAGAAATCAAAAGAGAAAGTTGTGAATCAACAAAGATCAGCTTACCCATTGCAACCTAGTCGCTTCTTCCTCTTCGACGACCTGCCGCCGCGAACAAAACCTAACCGACGGCGACGAAGTCATATATAATGGATTGGAACCCTAACCCAAGTTCAGTTAGTTGGGCCGTCACTATTCGGCCCAAATCGGATGGAAAGTAATTTCCTTACTCTGCAGTCCCGAGCGAGTCGGCGACGAGCCCGCGAGCGCGAGGTAGCCTCGCACAGtccgtcaatttttttttttgtttccttctaattttttttttccctttccatTTTCCCTGCCGTCggattcttttattttctttttcctttcttacccttccctaaaattttttttacatcgATTCATTTCCATTTCCATCTCTCCGAGTAAACATAGCCATTTCATCAGATGATTTTTTTCCTCTCCCACGAATTAACATAGTTGATACTGCATAATTATTATTGAGATCAAATTAGTATAAAATATACTATTGGTATATGATGTTTCTTAGATAAaggaataaaatatttttctaatttatttgtCTGTATTTTGTTTGAAATGATGgatctttgatattttttttaatttaaataataaattaatccaCCAGACAATCAACTAAAACCACATTAATCGATAGagctaaaatattttatttggaaGGTGCACAAACGTAATCTTTGCTGACTCAGCACATCAGCCAATTAAAGACAATTCGATTCCGATAAAATATCGATGGAAATAATGGTGACatcagttttttatttatttttatttacataTAACGGTAGAGTCAACTGGGTGGAGGAGACTATATTAGCATATTACCTTTTATAAAATTAATCCTTtaaatgtatttatttttttaagttgatattaaatatttaatttaatatcgATTAATTTAAGGACGATTAACTCAgtctcataaaatattttaaaaaaacttgagGATGATTGATTAACTCGATCCCAAAGTTTTTGGAGGTGTTCTGGATACGATATTATTATCTGTTGATTGAGGTGTCATCAACTCTTTATCCGTCGGATTATTATTGACTAAGATGTCTTGTGCACGTTTTTATCAACATAGTAGTACTGAGACTCCCCCAAAAAACCTTTCGGAAGTTTCTGGGGTATGGGGCCGTGAAGCGGTGGACCCagtcactataaaaagtttatcctACCTTAGTTTTTAATAACTGATATAGGGGTGCTCTGGATAGGACGTTGTTACCTGTTGACTGAGGTGTCAGGTTCGAACCTCCCTGCGCAGGTTCTTATCAACTAGTGGTACTGAGGCTCCCAAAAAAATCCCTTTGGGGATTTCTGGGGTATGGTGTCGTGAAGCGGTGGGTCCAatcactataaaaagtttactCTATCTTAATTTTAACAACTGATCTAGAGGTGTTCTGAATATGACGTTATTATCTGTTGACTGAGGTGTTGGGTTCGAGCCCTCTTATCAACTCTTTATCCGTAGGATTATTGTTGACTGAGGTGTCTTGCGCACGGTCTTATCAACATAGTGGTACTGAGACTCCCCAAAAAATCTCTTCGGGGGCTGAGGTGTCGGGTTCGAGCTCTCTTATCAATTCTTTATCCGTCGGATTATTGTTGACTGAGGTGCTTTGTGCATGCTCTTATCAACATAGTGGTACTGAGGCTCTCCACAAAATTTCTTCGGTGGTTTCTGGGATATAGGGTCGCGAAGCGATGAGCCCAatcactataaaaagtttaccctACCTTAGTTTTGTGAAACAGCTCTCAATCATGAGTGTCCGCTTTCTAGAAAGAGAAACTCTAACTTCTCTCTAGGATTTTCGATCATCTTCCACACAATGAGGTGAGTGATTTCTAGACTTTTTCTTTCTCCGACGACTTTGGGAGGACTCTTCTCGGGTTCTACTCTCCCCCTGGTGATGCTCATCCACTTGTGATTGACGTCATCTCTCTAGGGTTTTCAGGTGGAGTTGGAGGGTGCAGAGAGGATATCCTATTGGCTATATTGGAGTTTCTTCTTTGGCATAGAGGTTATCTTCATTAGTGTTACCGTACATTTTTTCAGTAAACCTGCTCCTATCCCCTCCTTCACTACTTTGGTTTTCTTTCGGTTTTCTTTgattttcttcctctcctctatCCCGGTGCCCGATGGAAGGGTGTGATCAGTCTATTCATATTGCTTTCTACATCGCCGGAGGTTCGTCGGAGTTATCAAACACTCTGCAAATTCCGGACGCTTCATAGAAGGAATCTATTGGAAGAATTATTCAACATTAATGACCATTAATTGGAGTTCTCCCTATTTGGAAATTTCTGGTGGCAGCTGATTTTATTTTGGCATGGACTATTTGGTGTTCCTCTTGATTTGGAAGTCTTGGTTGACATTTGGCGCGAATTAATTGGAGTTTCTCTTGAATTGAAAGTCTTGGTTGGCATTTTGAAATTCCTCTTGATCTTGGCGTGGACAACTTGATGACTTACAACGTGCTTCAATTTAGGTGGTTGcatattttgaatttgaattgaaTTTGACTTTGGCTTTGCTATTCCTATTTTGTAATTCCATGTGGATTTATTAAAATggtaaagaagaagaaaggta includes these proteins:
- the LOC122007771 gene encoding protein SODIUM POTASSIUM ROOT DEFECTIVE 2-like translates to MISPQLAFFQSMKQLSFSCASSASAEVCTVLRQRSAVGSIDRGPEPAPLHLKSGAVSGATASSSATCQEQVVHLRVSLHCKACEREIRKHIYKMEGVTSFEVDLAKKKVTVVGKLTPLQVLRNISKVKNAQFWPSHPLAPLESS
- the LOC122038594 gene encoding 60S ribosomal protein L35-4-like; the protein is MARIKVHELRGKSKTELQNQLKDLKNELSLLRVAKVTGGAPNKLSKIKVVRLSIARVLTVISQKQKAALREAYKNKKLLPLDLRPKKTRAIRRRLTKHQESLKTEREKKRAMYFPKRKYALLAN